Proteins encoded in a region of the Acidimicrobiales bacterium genome:
- a CDS encoding class I fructose-bisphosphate aldolase: protein MARAMVAPGKGILAADESSGTITKRFEAIGVDSTFDSRRDYRQMLLTTPGLEEFVSGVILYDETLRQSSTDGVPFPKLLEGLGILPGIKVDTGAKPLPFSPEEKITEGLDGLPDRVKEYVSLGAKFAKWRAVITIGDGIPTDYCIEANAHALARYASICQEGGLVPIVEPEVLMDWENDIDTCYEVTKAAHVAVFNALRLHRVRLDGMILKPNMAISGKKCPTQAGVEEVAEKTVKLLRETVPAAVPGIAFLSGGQSADVATLHLNAMNKLGPHPWQLSFSYGRALQDDALKAWKGEASNNEAGQTALYQRSKDNSQATSGSFAAA, encoded by the coding sequence GTGGCCCGGGCCATGGTGGCGCCCGGCAAGGGCATTCTTGCCGCGGACGAGAGCTCCGGGACCATCACCAAGCGCTTCGAGGCCATCGGTGTCGACTCCACCTTCGACAGCCGCCGCGACTACCGACAGATGCTCCTCACGACCCCCGGACTCGAGGAGTTCGTGAGCGGCGTGATCCTCTACGACGAGACGCTCCGTCAGTCCAGCACCGACGGCGTGCCGTTCCCCAAGCTCCTCGAGGGCCTCGGCATCCTCCCGGGCATCAAGGTCGACACGGGCGCCAAGCCGTTGCCGTTCTCACCGGAGGAGAAGATCACCGAGGGGCTCGACGGCCTTCCCGACCGGGTGAAGGAGTACGTGTCGCTCGGCGCCAAGTTCGCCAAGTGGCGGGCCGTCATCACCATCGGCGACGGCATCCCCACCGACTACTGCATCGAGGCCAACGCCCACGCGCTGGCCCGGTACGCGTCCATCTGCCAGGAGGGCGGCCTGGTGCCGATCGTCGAGCCCGAGGTCCTCATGGACTGGGAGAACGACATCGACACCTGCTACGAGGTCACCAAGGCGGCGCACGTGGCGGTGTTCAACGCCCTGCGGCTCCACCGCGTCCGGCTCGACGGCATGATCCTCAAGCCCAACATGGCCATCTCGGGCAAGAAGTGCCCGACCCAGGCGGGCGTCGAGGAGGTCGCCGAGAAGACCGTCAAGCTCCTCCGGGAGACCGTCCCGGCGGCGGTGCCCGGCATCGCCTTCCTGTCGGGTGGCCAGAGCGCCGACGTGGCGACCCTCCACCTCAACGCCATGAACAAGCTCGGCCCCCATCCCTGGCAGCTGAGCTTCTCCTACGGCCGTGCCCTCCAGGACGACGCCCTCAAGGCGTGGAAGGGCGAGGCGTCCAACAACGAGGCCGGCCAGACGGCGCTGTACCAGCGGTCGAAGGACAACAGCCAGGCGACGTCGGGCAGCTTCGCCGCCGCCTAG
- a CDS encoding GAF domain-containing protein: MTAGGAAEAQAGEAAAVHPADDHQRLAWVGLLRRIIEITAEDLDLREVVRRVAALIVEATAADVCFVHLVDEERTCLVLTGATPPFDELAGTIELAIGEGVAGWVAEHGQPLVVEDKWQDPRYKYIPALRGEDYASLVSLPMVRRGRHVVGVVNVHSKERRHVSAEELAVLSDVAGLLAGIVDNARLYSRLAEREAELERFAAGTIELQELERRRVAADVHDGISQRLVSLWYHLSAAEENLASNPSQVAAELASAKELTTAALEEARRTIVGLRPAVLDDLGLGPGLESLAATLPGVSAVVEVEACDVPAHVETALFRIAQEALQNVAKHSAATSVHVALTATASGARLVVADDGRGFDVEREARRADAYGLAGMSERAALVGARVTVASTPGEGTTVTVDVPRGNGS, translated from the coding sequence GGAGCGGCCGAGGCCCAGGCGGGTGAGGCGGCCGCCGTCCACCCGGCGGACGACCACCAGCGGCTGGCCTGGGTCGGGCTCCTGCGGCGCATCATCGAGATCACCGCCGAGGACCTCGACCTCCGGGAGGTCGTGCGCCGGGTCGCCGCCCTCATCGTGGAGGCGACGGCGGCGGACGTGTGCTTCGTGCACCTGGTCGACGAGGAGCGGACCTGCCTGGTCCTCACCGGCGCCACCCCGCCGTTCGACGAGCTGGCCGGCACCATCGAGCTCGCCATCGGGGAAGGGGTGGCCGGCTGGGTGGCCGAGCACGGCCAGCCCCTGGTCGTCGAGGACAAGTGGCAGGACCCCCGCTACAAGTACATCCCGGCCCTGCGGGGCGAGGACTACGCGTCGCTGGTGTCGTTGCCCATGGTGCGCCGCGGCCGCCACGTCGTGGGCGTGGTGAACGTCCACTCCAAGGAGCGCCGCCACGTCTCGGCCGAGGAGCTGGCCGTGCTGAGCGACGTCGCCGGCCTCCTCGCCGGCATCGTCGACAACGCCCGCCTGTACTCCCGGCTGGCGGAGCGGGAGGCCGAGCTGGAGCGCTTCGCCGCCGGCACGATCGAGCTCCAGGAGCTCGAGCGGCGGCGGGTGGCGGCCGACGTCCACGACGGGATCAGCCAGCGCCTGGTCAGCCTCTGGTACCACCTCTCCGCCGCCGAGGAAAACCTGGCGTCGAACCCCTCCCAGGTCGCCGCCGAGCTCGCCTCGGCCAAGGAGCTCACCACCGCCGCCCTCGAGGAGGCGCGGCGCACGATCGTGGGGCTGCGCCCCGCCGTGCTCGACGACCTCGGCCTCGGGCCCGGCCTGGAGAGCCTGGCCGCCACCCTCCCCGGGGTGAGCGCGGTGGTCGAGGTCGAGGCGTGCGACGTCCCCGCCCACGTGGAGACGGCGCTGTTCCGGATCGCCCAGGAGGCGCTCCAGAACGTGGCCAAGCACTCGGCCGCCACCTCGGTCCACGTGGCGCTCACGGCCACCGCCTCGGGCGCCCGCCTGGTGGTGGCGGACGACGGCCGCGGCTTCGACGTCGAGCGCGAGGCGCGCCGCGCCGACGCCTACGGCCTGGCCGGGATGTCCGAGCGCGCCGCGCTGGTGGGTGCGCGCGTCACCGTCGCCTCGACGCCCGGCGAGGGGACCACCGTGACCGTCGACGTGCCCCGCGGCAACGGCTCGTGA